In one window of Meleagris gallopavo isolate NT-WF06-2002-E0010 breed Aviagen turkey brand Nicholas breeding stock chromosome 4, Turkey_5.1, whole genome shotgun sequence DNA:
- the HPSE gene encoding heparanase isoform X1 codes for MLVLSLLVLLLLAVPPRQTAELQLGLREPIGAVSPAFLSLTLDASLARDPRFVALLRHPKLHTLASGLSPGFLRFGGTSTDFLIFNPKQDSTWEEKVLSELQAEGDVCGAWPSSAVVPELLLTQWPLQEKLLLAEHSWKKHKNTTITRNTLDILHTFASCSGFRLVFGLNALLRRAGLQWDSSNAKQLLGYCAQRSYNISWELGNEPNSFRKKAGIYIDGFQLGRDFIHLRQLLSQHPLYRHAELYGPDVGQPRKHTQHLLRSFLKSGGKAIDSVTWHHYYVNGRSATREDFLSPDVLDSFATAVRDVQEIVEATVPGKKVWLGETSSAYGGGAPQLSNTYVAGFMWLDKLGLAARCGIDVVMRQVFFGAGSYHLVDASFKPLPDYWLSLLYKRLVGTRVLEASVEQADARRLRVYLHCTNPQHPKYREGDVTLFALNLYNVTQRLQLPKQLWSKSVDQYLLLPHGKDSILSREVQLNGRLLQMVDDETLPALHEMALAPGSMLGLPAFSYGFYVIRNAKAIACI; via the exons atgcTGGTGCTGtcgctgctggtgctgctgctgctggctgtgccgCCGAGGCAGacggcagagctgcagctggggctgcgGGAACCCATCGGGGCGGTAAGCccagccttcctttctcttaCACTGGACGCCAGCTTGGCCCGTGACCCTCGCTTTGTTGCCCTGCTCAG ACACCCCAAGCTGCACACTCTGGCCAGTGGGCTCTCCCCAGGCTTCCTGCGGTTTGGCGGCACTAGTACAGATTTCCTGATCTTCAATCCCAAACAAGATTCAACTTGGGAAGAGAAAGTCCTGTCAGAACTTCAGGCTGAGGGTG ATGTATGCGGGGCAtggcccagctctgctgtggttCCAGAGCTGTTGCTCACTCAATGGCCCCTCCAGGAGAAACTGCTCCTTGCTGAACATTCCtggaaaaagcacaaaaacaccACCATTACAA GGAACACACTGGACATCCTCCACACATTTGCCAGCTGCTCAGGCTTCCGCCTGGTGTTTGGACTGAACGCACTGCTGCGCAGGGCCGGCCTGCAGTGGGACAGCTCCAACGccaagcagctgctgggctACTGCGCACAGCGCAGCTACAACATCTCCTGGGAGCTGGGCAATG AGCCCAACAGCTTCAGGAAGAAGGCGGGCATCTACATTGATGGCTTCCAGTTGGGACGCGATTTCATCCACCTGCGGCAGCTCCTGAGCCAGCACCCCCTGTACCGACACGCTGAGCTGTACGGCCCCGACGTGGGGCAGCCCCGCAAGCACACCCAGCACCTGCTCAGAAG CTTCCTGAAATCCGGAGGGAAGGCGATTGACTCTGTCACCTGGCACCA ctACTATGTGAATGGCCGAAGTGCAACAAGGGAGGATTTCCTGAGCCCTGATGTGCTGGATTCCTTTGCCACAGCCGTGCGCGATGTCCAGGAG ATCGTGGAAGCAACAGTGCCCGGCAAGAAGGTATGGCTGGGTGAGACCAGCTCAGCGTATGGTGGGGGGGCCCCCCAGCTATCCAACACATATGTGGCCGGCTTCAT GTGGCTGGACAAGCTGGGGCTGGCGGCTCGGTGTGGCATTGACGTGGTGATGAGGCAGGTCTTCTTTGGTGCTGGCAGCTATCACCTGGTGGACGCCAGCTTCAAGCCCTTGCCG GACTACTGGCTGTCACTGCTATACAAGAGACTGGTGGGCACCCGGGTATTGGAGGCCAGCGTGGAGCAAGCAGATGCACGTCGCCTGCGGGTCTACCTGCACTGCACTAACCCCCAGCA CCCCAAATACCGGGAAGGGGATGTAACACTGTTTGCCTTGAACCTCTATAACGTGACCCAGCGCTTGCAGCTGCCTAAGCAGTTGTGGAGTAAGAGCGTGGATCAGTacctgctgctgccccatggcAAGGACAGCATCCTCTCCAG AGAGGTGCAGCTGAATGGCCGCCTACTGCAGATGGTGGACGATGAGACACTCCCTGCACTGCACGAGATGGCCCTTGCCCCTGGCAGCATGCTCGGCCTGCCAGCCTTCTCTTACGGTTTCTACGTGATCAGGAACGCTAAGGCTATTGCTTGCATTTGA
- the HPSE gene encoding heparanase isoform X2: protein MLVLSLLVLLLLAVPPRQTAELQLGLREPIGAVSPAFLSLTLDASLARDPRFVALLRHPKLHTLASGLSPGFLRFGGTSTDFLIFNPKQDSTWEEKVLSELQAEGDVCGAWPSSAVVPELLLTQWPLQEKLLLAEHSWKKHKNTTITRNTLDILHTFASCSGFRLVFGLNALLRRAGLQWDSSNAKQLLGYCAQRSYNISWELGNEPNSFRKKAGIYIDGFQLGRDFIHLRQLLSQHPLYRHAELYGPDVGQPRKHTQHLLRSFLKSGGKAIDSVTWHHYYVNGRSATREDFLSPDVLDSFATAVRDVQEIVEATVPGKKVWLGETSSAYGGGAPQLSNTYVAGFMWLDKLGLAARCGIDVVMRQVFFGAGSYHLVDASFKPLPDYWLSLLYKRLVGTRVLEASVEQADARRLRVYLHCTNPQHPKYREGDVTLFALNLYNVTQRLQLPKQLWSKSVDQYLLLPHGKDSILSR from the exons atgcTGGTGCTGtcgctgctggtgctgctgctgctggctgtgccgCCGAGGCAGacggcagagctgcagctggggctgcgGGAACCCATCGGGGCGGTAAGCccagccttcctttctcttaCACTGGACGCCAGCTTGGCCCGTGACCCTCGCTTTGTTGCCCTGCTCAG ACACCCCAAGCTGCACACTCTGGCCAGTGGGCTCTCCCCAGGCTTCCTGCGGTTTGGCGGCACTAGTACAGATTTCCTGATCTTCAATCCCAAACAAGATTCAACTTGGGAAGAGAAAGTCCTGTCAGAACTTCAGGCTGAGGGTG ATGTATGCGGGGCAtggcccagctctgctgtggttCCAGAGCTGTTGCTCACTCAATGGCCCCTCCAGGAGAAACTGCTCCTTGCTGAACATTCCtggaaaaagcacaaaaacaccACCATTACAA GGAACACACTGGACATCCTCCACACATTTGCCAGCTGCTCAGGCTTCCGCCTGGTGTTTGGACTGAACGCACTGCTGCGCAGGGCCGGCCTGCAGTGGGACAGCTCCAACGccaagcagctgctgggctACTGCGCACAGCGCAGCTACAACATCTCCTGGGAGCTGGGCAATG AGCCCAACAGCTTCAGGAAGAAGGCGGGCATCTACATTGATGGCTTCCAGTTGGGACGCGATTTCATCCACCTGCGGCAGCTCCTGAGCCAGCACCCCCTGTACCGACACGCTGAGCTGTACGGCCCCGACGTGGGGCAGCCCCGCAAGCACACCCAGCACCTGCTCAGAAG CTTCCTGAAATCCGGAGGGAAGGCGATTGACTCTGTCACCTGGCACCA ctACTATGTGAATGGCCGAAGTGCAACAAGGGAGGATTTCCTGAGCCCTGATGTGCTGGATTCCTTTGCCACAGCCGTGCGCGATGTCCAGGAG ATCGTGGAAGCAACAGTGCCCGGCAAGAAGGTATGGCTGGGTGAGACCAGCTCAGCGTATGGTGGGGGGGCCCCCCAGCTATCCAACACATATGTGGCCGGCTTCAT GTGGCTGGACAAGCTGGGGCTGGCGGCTCGGTGTGGCATTGACGTGGTGATGAGGCAGGTCTTCTTTGGTGCTGGCAGCTATCACCTGGTGGACGCCAGCTTCAAGCCCTTGCCG GACTACTGGCTGTCACTGCTATACAAGAGACTGGTGGGCACCCGGGTATTGGAGGCCAGCGTGGAGCAAGCAGATGCACGTCGCCTGCGGGTCTACCTGCACTGCACTAACCCCCAGCA CCCCAAATACCGGGAAGGGGATGTAACACTGTTTGCCTTGAACCTCTATAACGTGACCCAGCGCTTGCAGCTGCCTAAGCAGTTGTGGAGTAAGAGCGTGGATCAGTacctgctgctgccccatggcAAGGACAGCATCCTCTCCAG GTAG